In the Mycolicibacterium thermoresistibile genome, one interval contains:
- a CDS encoding cupin domain-containing protein has product MEKISLTALARQELASAKAASSGRSAQTIFGGHHRALRQTLMALTAGSELAEHDSPGEATLQVLQGRVRLTAGPHGWDGSPGDHLMIPAERHALRAIEDSVVLLTVVKPVGPHT; this is encoded by the coding sequence ATGGAGAAGATCTCACTCACCGCGCTCGCACGTCAGGAATTGGCCAGTGCGAAGGCGGCCAGCAGCGGACGCAGCGCCCAGACCATCTTCGGCGGGCATCATCGTGCGCTGCGGCAGACGTTGATGGCGCTGACCGCCGGAAGCGAACTCGCCGAGCACGACAGCCCGGGTGAAGCGACGTTGCAGGTGCTGCAGGGCCGGGTGCGCCTCACCGCCGGGCCGCACGGCTGGGACGGCTCTCCAGGCGATCACCTGATGATCCCCGCGGAACGGCACGCGCTGCGGGCGATCGAGGACTCGGTGGTGCTGCTCACCGTGGTCAAACCGGTCGGGCCGCACACCTGA
- a CDS encoding DNA repair helicase XPB, translated as MTDGPLIVQSDKTVLLEVDHELAGAARAAIAPFAELERAPEHVHTYRITPLALWNARAAGHDAEQVVDALVTYSRYAVPQPLLVDVVDTMARYGRLQLVKHPAHGLTLVSLDRAVLEEVLRHKKIAPMLGARIDEDTVAVHPSERGRIKQMLLKIGWPAEDLAGYVDGESHPIRLEQNGWQLRDYQQMAADSFWSGGSGVVVLPCGAGKTLVGAAAMAKAEATTLILVTNTVAGRQWKRELIARTSLTENEIGEYSGERKEIRPVTIATYQVITRRSKGVYKHLELFDSRDWGLIIYDEVHLLPAPVFRMTADLQSRRRLGLTATLIREDGREGDVFSLIGPKRYDAPWKDIEAQGWIAPAECIEVRVTMTDNERMLYATAEPEERYKLCSTAHTKVAVVKSILERHQGEQTLVIGAYLEQLEELGRELDAPVIQGSTKTAEREALFDAFRRGEISTLVVSKVANFSIDLPEASVAVQVSGTFGSRQEEAQRLGRLLRPKADGGGAVFYSVVSRDSLDAEYAAHRQRFLAEQGYGYIIKDADDLLGPAI; from the coding sequence ATGACAGACGGACCTCTGATCGTGCAGTCCGACAAGACGGTGCTGCTCGAAGTCGATCACGAGCTGGCGGGTGCGGCCCGGGCCGCGATCGCCCCGTTCGCCGAGCTCGAACGCGCCCCCGAGCATGTGCACACCTACCGCATCACCCCGCTGGCGTTGTGGAACGCGCGCGCGGCCGGGCACGACGCCGAACAGGTGGTCGACGCGCTGGTGACCTATTCGCGCTACGCGGTGCCGCAGCCGCTGCTTGTCGACGTCGTCGACACCATGGCCCGGTACGGCCGGCTGCAGCTGGTGAAGCATCCGGCGCACGGGCTCACGCTGGTCAGCCTGGACCGCGCGGTGCTGGAGGAGGTGCTGCGGCACAAGAAGATCGCCCCGATGCTCGGCGCCCGCATCGACGAGGACACCGTCGCGGTGCATCCCAGCGAACGCGGCCGGATCAAGCAGATGCTGCTCAAGATCGGCTGGCCGGCCGAGGACCTCGCCGGCTACGTCGACGGGGAGTCGCATCCGATCCGCCTCGAGCAGAACGGCTGGCAGCTCCGTGACTATCAGCAGATGGCGGCGGACTCGTTCTGGTCCGGCGGCTCGGGTGTGGTGGTGTTGCCGTGCGGCGCCGGTAAGACGCTGGTCGGCGCGGCGGCCATGGCCAAGGCCGAGGCCACCACGCTGATCCTGGTCACCAACACGGTGGCGGGCCGGCAGTGGAAACGCGAGTTGATCGCCCGCACCTCGCTGACCGAGAACGAGATCGGCGAGTACTCCGGCGAACGCAAGGAGATCCGGCCGGTCACCATCGCGACGTATCAGGTCATCACCCGCCGCAGCAAGGGGGTGTACAAGCATCTGGAACTGTTCGACAGCCGCGACTGGGGGCTGATCATCTACGACGAGGTGCACCTGCTGCCCGCGCCGGTGTTCCGGATGACCGCCGATCTGCAGTCGCGGCGGCGGCTCGGGCTGACCGCCACGCTGATCCGCGAGGACGGCCGGGAGGGCGACGTGTTCAGCCTGATCGGCCCGAAACGGTATGACGCGCCGTGGAAGGACATCGAAGCCCAGGGCTGGATCGCGCCGGCCGAGTGCATCGAGGTGCGGGTGACGATGACCGACAACGAGCGGATGCTGTACGCGACGGCCGAACCCGAGGAACGCTACAAGCTGTGCTCGACGGCGCACACCAAGGTCGCGGTGGTCAAGTCGATCCTGGAACGGCACCAGGGTGAGCAGACCCTGGTGATCGGCGCCTATCTGGAGCAGCTCGAAGAGCTCGGCAGGGAACTGGACGCCCCGGTCATCCAGGGCTCGACCAAGACCGCCGAACGCGAGGCGCTCTTCGACGCGTTCCGCCGCGGGGAGATCTCCACGCTGGTGGTGTCCAAGGTCGCGAACTTCTCCATCGACCTGCCGGAAGCCTCCGTGGCGGTGCAGGTTTCGGGGACGTTCGGTTCGCGGCAGGAGGAGGCCCAGCGGCTGGGCCGGCTGCTGCGGCCGAAGGCCGACGGCGGCGGCGCGGTGTTCTACTCGGTGGTGTCGCGCGACAGCCTCGACGCCGAATACGCGGCCCACCGTCAGCGGTTCCTGGCCGAGCAGGGGTACGGCTACATCATCAAGGACGCCGACGACCTACTCGGCCCGGCGATCTGA
- a CDS encoding class I SAM-dependent methyltransferase, whose product MSSRRLLFRTLYRLGMTPWDGHPLAASLRGLVEGGVEGFEPLPPGAALDLGCGTGDSSIYLARHGWMVTGVDYIEKPLHKARAKAEAQGVDVHFLQADVTRLRQDVSPDVVGAGFDLIIDNGCLHGMSAEDRDAYVREVTAVAAPDARLHIVAFTPGGLFGVPGITPEEVEQRFSADWTLLSSGVEAESARGNQASRYYLFAASRRRTA is encoded by the coding sequence ATGTCCTCACGGCGCTTGCTGTTCCGCACGCTGTATCGACTCGGTATGACGCCGTGGGACGGTCACCCGCTGGCGGCCAGTCTGCGCGGACTCGTCGAAGGCGGCGTCGAGGGCTTCGAGCCGCTGCCCCCGGGCGCCGCGCTGGATCTGGGCTGCGGAACCGGTGACAGTTCGATTTATCTGGCCCGGCACGGCTGGATGGTCACCGGCGTCGACTACATCGAGAAACCGCTGCACAAGGCCCGCGCCAAAGCCGAAGCGCAGGGCGTGGACGTCCACTTCCTGCAGGCCGATGTGACCCGGCTGCGTCAGGACGTCTCACCGGACGTCGTCGGCGCCGGTTTCGACCTGATCATCGACAACGGCTGCCTGCACGGGATGAGCGCCGAGGACCGCGACGCGTACGTGCGGGAGGTGACGGCCGTCGCCGCCCCGGACGCGCGGCTGCACATCGTCGCGTTCACGCCGGGCGGGCTGTTCGGCGTGCCCGGGATCACCCCCGAGGAGGTGGAACAGCGGTTCAGCGCCGACTGGACGCTGCTGTCCTCAGGCGTCGAGGCCGAGTCGGCGCGGGGCAACCAGGCGTCGCGCTACTACCTGTTCGCCGCGAGCAGACGCAGAACCGCATGA
- a CDS encoding LLM class F420-dependent oxidoreductase: protein MRFGLFIPQGWRLDLVDIPPERHWQVMRDLAVYADQSAWDSIWVYDHFHTVPMPTHEATHEAWSLMAAYAASTRSIKLGQMCTAMSFRNPVYLAKVAATVDVISGGRVQMGIGAGWYEHEWRAYGYGFPPAKVRLGRLDEGVQIMHDAWLNGIVSFDGEHYQVDGAIVEPRPLQDERIPLWIAGGGEKVTLRIAAKYADYTNYTCDPEGFERKSEILAEHCHDVGTDFEAIVRSANFNAVLGETESEVADRLQQVRARLVSRVGEDAADGMVDSIKAPSSATGTPDQVIERLQRMRDLGCEYAIMYFPEAAYDRSGIEMFEQKVIPALS from the coding sequence ATGCGCTTCGGTTTGTTCATCCCGCAGGGCTGGCGACTCGACCTGGTCGACATCCCACCCGAGCGGCATTGGCAGGTGATGCGCGACCTCGCGGTGTACGCCGATCAGAGTGCCTGGGACTCGATCTGGGTGTACGACCACTTCCACACCGTGCCGATGCCGACCCACGAGGCGACCCATGAGGCGTGGTCGCTGATGGCGGCGTACGCGGCGAGCACGCGGTCGATCAAGCTCGGCCAGATGTGCACCGCGATGAGCTTCCGCAACCCGGTCTACCTGGCCAAGGTGGCGGCGACGGTGGACGTCATCTCGGGCGGCCGGGTGCAGATGGGCATCGGCGCGGGCTGGTACGAACACGAATGGCGCGCCTACGGCTACGGTTTCCCGCCCGCCAAGGTGCGGCTCGGCCGGCTCGACGAGGGCGTGCAGATCATGCACGACGCCTGGCTCAACGGCATCGTCAGCTTCGACGGCGAGCACTATCAGGTCGACGGCGCGATCGTGGAACCGCGGCCGCTGCAGGACGAGCGCATCCCGCTGTGGATCGCCGGCGGCGGGGAGAAGGTCACCCTGCGCATCGCCGCCAAGTACGCCGACTACACCAACTACACCTGCGACCCGGAGGGTTTCGAACGCAAGTCCGAGATCCTCGCCGAACACTGCCACGACGTCGGCACCGACTTCGAGGCGATCGTGCGGTCGGCCAACTTCAACGCGGTGCTGGGAGAGACCGAGTCGGAGGTGGCCGACCGGCTGCAGCAGGTGCGGGCCCGGCTGGTGTCCCGGGTGGGCGAGGACGCCGCCGACGGGATGGTCGACTCGATCAAGGCACCGTCCTCGGCGACCGGCACCCCGGATCAGGTCATCGAACGGCTGCAGCGGATGCGCGACCTCGGCTGCGAGTACGCGATCATGTACTTCCCCGAAGCCGCCTACGACCGGTCGGGCATCGAGATGTTCGAGCAGAAGGTCATTCCGGCGCTGAGCTGA
- the moaC gene encoding cyclic pyranopterin monophosphate synthase MoaC: MPEPAGAGSSAPRLSHLDDTGAAHMVDVTAKAPTKREAIAAGVLWTRTDVVAMIAAGGLPKGDALATARVAGIMAAKRTSDLIPLCHQLALTGVDVDFDIGEAHIDITATVRTTDRTGVEMEALTAVSVAALTLYDMIKAVDPAARIGDIRVLRKEGGKTGVWTRP, translated from the coding sequence GTGCCCGAGCCCGCAGGAGCCGGTTCCTCCGCCCCCCGCCTGTCGCACCTGGACGACACCGGCGCGGCGCACATGGTCGACGTGACCGCCAAGGCGCCCACCAAACGGGAGGCGATCGCGGCGGGTGTGTTGTGGACCCGGACCGACGTGGTGGCGATGATCGCCGCCGGCGGGCTGCCGAAGGGTGATGCGCTGGCCACCGCCCGGGTCGCCGGGATCATGGCGGCCAAGCGCACCAGCGACCTCATCCCGTTGTGCCATCAGCTGGCGTTGACCGGTGTCGACGTCGACTTCGACATCGGTGAGGCACACATCGACATCACCGCCACGGTGCGCACCACCGACCGCACCGGGGTGGAGATGGAAGCGCTGACCGCGGTGAGCGTGGCCGCGCTGACGCTCTACGACATGATCAAGGCGGTCGACCCGGCGGCCCGCATCGGCGATATCCGGGTGCTGCGCAAGGAAGGCGGCAAGACCGGCGTTTGGACGCGGCCGTGA
- a CDS encoding cyclopropane mycolic acid synthase family methyltransferase produces MVESTELRPNFEDVQAHYDLSNEFFGLFQDPTRTYSCAYYARDDMTLEEAQLAKIDLALDKLGLQPGMTLLDIGCGWGSTMKRAVERHDVNVIGLTLSRNQCAYSRDLLAGLDTDRSRRVLLQGWEQFDEPVDRIVSIEAFEAFGKPRYKPFFELTHRILPDGGRFVLETIFTHPPSYWHDHGIAITMSDLRFMRFVGKEIFPGGEMPSAEDVVDISTAAGFRQEDLQLMNPHYVRTLDTWADNLQDRRDEAIAVTSEKVYANYLRYLTGCADFFRRGITEVGQFTMVKGG; encoded by the coding sequence ATGGTCGAGTCGACGGAGCTGCGCCCGAATTTCGAGGACGTGCAGGCCCATTACGACCTGTCCAACGAGTTCTTCGGGTTGTTCCAGGACCCGACCCGCACCTACAGCTGCGCCTACTACGCCCGCGACGACATGACGCTGGAAGAGGCGCAACTGGCCAAGATCGACCTGGCGCTCGACAAGCTGGGGCTGCAGCCGGGGATGACGCTGCTCGACATCGGCTGCGGGTGGGGCTCGACGATGAAACGCGCGGTCGAGCGCCACGACGTCAACGTCATCGGGTTGACGTTGAGCCGCAACCAGTGCGCCTACAGCCGCGACCTGCTGGCGGGCCTCGACACCGACCGGTCCCGCCGGGTGCTGCTGCAGGGCTGGGAACAGTTCGACGAACCGGTCGACCGCATCGTGAGCATCGAGGCGTTCGAGGCGTTCGGCAAACCCCGCTACAAACCGTTCTTCGAGTTGACCCACCGGATCCTGCCCGACGGCGGCCGGTTCGTGCTGGAGACGATCTTCACCCATCCGCCGAGCTACTGGCACGACCACGGGATCGCCATCACCATGAGCGATCTGCGGTTCATGCGGTTCGTCGGCAAGGAGATCTTCCCCGGCGGTGAGATGCCGTCCGCCGAGGATGTCGTCGACATCTCCACCGCGGCCGGTTTCCGCCAGGAGGATCTGCAGCTGATGAACCCGCACTATGTGCGCACGCTGGACACCTGGGCGGACAACCTGCAGGACCGGCGGGACGAGGCGATCGCGGTGACATCCGAGAAGGTCTACGCGAATTACCTGCGGTACCTCACCGGCTGCGCGGACTTCTTCCGCCGCGGCATCACCGAGGTCGGCCAGTTCACGATGGTCAAAGGCGGTTGA
- a CDS encoding pyridoxamine 5'-phosphate oxidase family protein has protein sequence MALSKAEREEFLAEPRVAALSVYAGDRRGPLTLPIWYQFQPGGQPWVLTGSGSRKHRLIEAAGHFSLMVERTEPTTRYVSVDGPVSRIEPGTDEMMAEMARRYLSAESADRYLQFARENLGEHVAIYLEPRHWLSADLGSF, from the coding sequence ATGGCGCTCTCCAAAGCCGAACGAGAAGAGTTTCTGGCCGAACCGCGGGTGGCGGCGCTGTCGGTCTACGCCGGTGACCGGCGCGGACCGCTGACGCTGCCGATCTGGTACCAGTTCCAGCCCGGCGGGCAACCGTGGGTGTTGACCGGATCCGGGTCGCGGAAACACCGGCTCATCGAGGCGGCCGGGCACTTCTCACTGATGGTCGAGCGCACCGAGCCGACCACCCGCTACGTGTCGGTCGACGGGCCGGTCAGCCGCATCGAGCCGGGAACCGACGAGATGATGGCGGAGATGGCCCGCCGCTATCTCAGCGCGGAGTCCGCCGACCGGTATCTGCAGTTCGCGCGGGAGAACCTGGGCGAGCACGTGGCCATCTACCTCGAACCCCGGCACTGGCTGTCCGCCGATCTCGGCAGTTTCTAG
- a CDS encoding helicase-associated domain-containing protein, with product MTEHAPGVPLGTWLAELSDEQLVRLLELRPDLTQPPPGTIAALAARAQSRQSVKAATDALDFLHLAVLDALLVLHADTAPVPVTKLLELLGDRADPDDVTAALATLRERALVWGDTAVRVAAEAAGSLPWYPGQATVEDTGHTAEDITARLAELDTAQSELLARLLEGSPLGRTRDAAPGTPPDRPVQRLLAAGLLRQLDDETVILPRLVGQVLRGEAPGPVRLRPPDPVVSTTTAADVDAVAAGAALELLREAEVVLETLGAAPVAELRSGGLGVRDLKRLSKSTGIDERRLGLILEVAAGAGLIAAGTPDAVPDDGSAPFWAPTVAADRFIESPPAVRWHVLASTWLDLPARPGLIGSRGPDAKPYAALSDALYSTAAPLDRRLLLSVLADLPPGAGGDARSLSAAMIWRRPRWAARLQPEPVEALLEEAHALGLVGRGAIATPSRVLLSADDAESVVAAMADALPSPVDHFLVQADLTVVVPGPLERELAEQLSVVARVESAGAAMVYRVTEDSIRHALDTGRTAGDLHSFFERHSKTPVPQGLTYLIDDVARRHGQLRVGIAASFVRCEDPALLAQAVAAPTVAELEVRLLAPTVAVSQAPLSDVLDALRRAGFAPAAEDSTGAVVDLRPRGARVPAPPGRRRSFRPNPPSPQTLGAIVSVLRKVAAAPFGSARLDPAVAIAELQEAALQQASVVIGYVDPAGVATQRVVEPISVRGGQLTAYDPASGRVRDFAIHRITSVVSGDRD from the coding sequence ATGACCGAACACGCACCGGGCGTCCCGTTGGGCACCTGGTTGGCCGAGCTCTCCGACGAGCAGCTGGTGCGGCTGCTGGAGTTGCGGCCCGACCTGACCCAGCCCCCGCCGGGCACCATCGCGGCGCTGGCCGCGCGGGCGCAGTCGCGTCAATCGGTCAAGGCGGCGACCGACGCGCTGGACTTCCTGCACCTGGCGGTGCTCGACGCGCTGCTGGTGCTGCACGCCGACACCGCACCGGTGCCGGTGACCAAACTGCTCGAACTGCTCGGGGACCGGGCCGATCCCGACGACGTCACCGCCGCGCTGGCGACGCTGCGGGAGCGGGCGCTGGTCTGGGGTGACACCGCGGTGCGGGTGGCCGCCGAGGCCGCCGGCAGCCTGCCCTGGTATCCGGGCCAGGCCACGGTCGAGGACACCGGGCACACCGCCGAGGACATCACCGCCCGGCTCGCCGAACTCGACACCGCCCAGAGTGAGCTGCTGGCCCGGCTGTTGGAGGGTTCCCCGCTGGGCCGCACCCGCGACGCCGCACCGGGCACCCCGCCCGACCGGCCGGTGCAGCGGCTGCTGGCCGCCGGGCTGCTCCGCCAGCTCGACGACGAGACGGTGATCCTGCCCCGGCTCGTCGGTCAGGTGCTGCGGGGCGAGGCACCCGGACCGGTGCGACTGCGGCCACCCGATCCGGTGGTGTCGACGACGACGGCCGCCGACGTCGACGCGGTGGCCGCCGGGGCCGCGCTCGAACTGCTGCGCGAGGCCGAGGTGGTGCTGGAGACGCTCGGCGCCGCCCCGGTCGCCGAACTGCGCAGCGGCGGGCTGGGGGTGCGCGATCTCAAACGGCTGAGCAAGTCCACCGGCATCGACGAGCGCCGGCTCGGGCTGATCCTGGAGGTGGCGGCCGGAGCCGGGTTGATCGCCGCGGGCACCCCCGACGCGGTGCCCGACGACGGGTCGGCGCCGTTCTGGGCCCCGACGGTGGCCGCCGACCGGTTCATCGAGTCGCCGCCGGCGGTGCGCTGGCATGTGCTGGCGTCGACCTGGCTGGACCTGCCGGCCCGGCCCGGGCTGATCGGCAGCCGGGGACCGGACGCGAAACCGTACGCGGCGCTGTCCGATGCGTTGTACTCCACCGCCGCGCCGCTGGACCGGCGACTGTTGCTGTCGGTGCTGGCCGATCTACCGCCCGGCGCCGGCGGTGACGCCCGCTCACTGTCCGCGGCGATGATCTGGCGGCGGCCGCGCTGGGCCGCGCGGCTGCAACCCGAGCCGGTCGAGGCGCTGCTCGAGGAGGCCCACGCCCTCGGTCTGGTGGGCCGCGGCGCGATCGCCACCCCGTCGCGGGTGCTGCTGAGCGCCGACGACGCCGAGAGTGTCGTCGCGGCGATGGCCGACGCGTTGCCGTCGCCGGTCGATCACTTCCTGGTGCAGGCCGATCTCACCGTGGTGGTGCCCGGCCCGCTGGAACGTGAGCTGGCCGAACAGCTCTCCGTGGTGGCGCGGGTGGAGTCGGCCGGCGCGGCGATGGTCTACCGGGTCACCGAGGACTCCATCCGCCATGCCCTGGACACCGGACGCACCGCCGGTGATCTGCACAGCTTCTTCGAACGGCATTCGAAAACCCCGGTGCCGCAGGGGTTGACGTACCTGATCGACGATGTGGCACGGCGGCACGGGCAACTGCGGGTGGGCATCGCCGCATCGTTCGTGCGGTGTGAGGATCCGGCGCTGCTGGCCCAGGCGGTCGCCGCGCCGACGGTCGCGGAGTTGGAGGTGCGGTTGCTCGCCCCGACGGTGGCGGTGTCGCAGGCGCCGCTGTCGGATGTGCTCGACGCGCTACGCCGGGCCGGATTCGCACCCGCCGCCGAGGATTCCACCGGTGCGGTGGTCGACCTGCGGCCGCGCGGAGCCCGGGTGCCGGCGCCGCCGGGCCGGCGCCGCAGCTTCCGGCCCAACCCGCCGAGCCCGCAGACCCTCGGCGCGATCGTGTCGGTGCTGCGCAAGGTGGCCGCGGCGCCGTTCGGCAGTGCCCGCCTGGATCCCGCGGTGGCCATCGCCGAACTGCAGGAGGCCGCGCTGCAGCAGGCGTCGGTGGTGATCGGCTACGTCGATCCGGCGGGTGTGGCCACCCAGCGCGTGGTCGAACCGATCAGCGTCCGCGGCGGACAACTGACCGCCTACGATCCGGCGTCGGGCCGGGTGCGCGACTTCGCCATCCACCGCATCACCTCGGTGGTGTCCGGCGACCGGGATTGA
- a CDS encoding cyclopropane mycolic acid synthase family methyltransferase has translation MSESRTSQPRTRERTRAGRAPGSSADEVRSHYDLSNEFFRLWQDPTQTYSCAYFERDDMTLEEAQLAKVDLALGKLGLRPGMTLLDIGCGWGSTIMRAVDEHDVDVIGLTLSENQRRHIEEHWFANSDSPRRKEVRLQGWEDFDEPVDRIVSIGAFEHFGFDNYDFYFKKTYDLLPDDGVMLLHTIVSTSREEVAELGLPTTMSLLRFFKFIVDEIYPGGRIPLIAQVEDAATNAGFRITQKQRLRPHYVKTLDAWAANLEANRRAAIEITSEEVYDRYLRYLTGCSDLFAKGYTDVCQFTCRKGQ, from the coding sequence GTGAGCGAATCGCGCACGAGCCAGCCGCGGACCAGAGAGCGAACCCGGGCGGGCCGGGCTCCCGGGTCGTCGGCGGACGAGGTGCGTTCGCACTACGACCTGTCCAACGAGTTCTTCCGGCTCTGGCAGGACCCGACCCAGACCTACAGCTGCGCGTATTTCGAGCGGGACGACATGACGCTGGAAGAAGCACAGCTGGCCAAGGTCGACCTGGCGCTGGGCAAGCTCGGCCTGCGACCGGGGATGACGCTGCTCGACATCGGCTGCGGGTGGGGTTCGACGATCATGCGGGCCGTCGACGAACACGACGTCGACGTCATCGGGCTGACCCTCTCGGAGAATCAGCGCCGGCACATCGAGGAGCACTGGTTCGCGAACTCGGACAGCCCGCGCCGCAAGGAGGTCCGGCTGCAGGGCTGGGAGGACTTCGACGAACCGGTCGACCGGATCGTGTCGATCGGCGCGTTCGAACACTTCGGATTCGACAACTACGACTTCTACTTCAAGAAGACCTACGACCTGCTGCCCGACGACGGGGTGATGCTGCTGCACACCATCGTGTCCACCAGCAGGGAAGAGGTCGCCGAACTCGGCCTGCCGACGACGATGTCGCTGCTGCGCTTCTTCAAGTTCATCGTCGACGAGATCTACCCCGGCGGCCGGATCCCGTTGATCGCCCAGGTCGAGGACGCCGCGACCAACGCGGGATTCCGGATCACCCAGAAGCAGCGGCTGCGTCCGCACTACGTCAAGACGCTCGACGCCTGGGCGGCCAACCTGGAAGCCAACCGCCGGGCGGCGATCGAGATCACCTCCGAGGAGGTCTACGACCGGTACCTGCGCTATCTGACCGGCTGCTCGGACCTGTTCGCCAAGGGATACACCGACGTCTGCCAGTTCACCTGCAGGAAAGGTCAGTGA